The following are from one region of the Gryllotalpicola protaetiae genome:
- a CDS encoding PLP-dependent aminotransferase family protein, giving the protein MTAPALAGLDVHLELSRTRPAQSLEAALRGAVTDGRLAPGTRLPAARSLARDLAISRNTVAEVYARLAAEGWLASRVGAGTWVAERTAGAGVARQAPLVPPSRAPIELRGGIPDGSAFPRREWLAALRRVTAGPALLGYPDPSGVRELRAALAGYTARTRGVVASAETIAVGTGFGELLRFICSALRGRGATRVAVEQFGHERHRAIIAAAGLRPVPLPVDDQGAVLDELADCAAVLLTPAHQFPTGVPLSPERRRAVVEWAHRADALVIEDDYDGEFRYDRRSIGALQALAPDRVAYLGTASKAVSPSVGLAWAVVPHWLHVEMREQRELSGGRPAALQQHALAEFIAAHDYDHSVRRLRAEYRARRIRLENLVEAQLSGCSIEGLLAGLQVLVRLPAGTDEQEIAAVALERGVLVDGLDSYRAPGSPPVAPGLVVGFAAPSPAQFDRALVQLAASVRAVLD; this is encoded by the coding sequence ATGACCGCGCCCGCACTCGCCGGCCTCGACGTGCATCTCGAGCTCTCGCGCACCCGACCGGCTCAGTCACTCGAAGCCGCGCTGCGCGGCGCCGTCACCGACGGCCGCCTCGCGCCCGGAACCCGCCTGCCCGCCGCGCGTTCGCTCGCGCGCGACCTCGCGATCAGCCGGAACACCGTCGCAGAGGTCTACGCGCGGCTCGCAGCCGAGGGGTGGCTCGCCTCGCGCGTCGGCGCCGGCACATGGGTCGCGGAGCGCACGGCGGGGGCAGGCGTCGCGAGGCAGGCGCCCCTCGTGCCTCCGAGCCGCGCCCCGATCGAGCTGCGCGGCGGCATTCCAGACGGCTCCGCCTTCCCGCGCCGGGAATGGCTCGCCGCACTTCGCCGCGTCACCGCGGGCCCGGCGCTCCTCGGCTACCCGGACCCGTCCGGCGTCCGCGAGCTGCGGGCGGCGCTCGCCGGCTACACCGCCCGCACGCGCGGCGTCGTGGCATCGGCCGAGACGATCGCCGTGGGCACGGGCTTCGGCGAGCTGCTGCGATTCATCTGCTCCGCACTGCGCGGCCGCGGCGCGACCCGCGTTGCCGTCGAGCAGTTCGGTCACGAGCGGCACCGCGCGATCATCGCCGCCGCAGGTCTGCGCCCGGTGCCGCTTCCCGTCGACGACCAGGGGGCGGTCCTCGACGAGCTCGCCGACTGCGCCGCCGTCCTGCTCACTCCCGCGCACCAGTTCCCGACCGGCGTTCCGCTATCGCCCGAGCGGCGCCGCGCCGTCGTCGAATGGGCGCACCGCGCCGACGCGCTCGTGATCGAGGACGACTACGACGGCGAGTTCCGCTACGACCGGCGCAGCATCGGCGCCCTGCAGGCGCTCGCGCCCGACAGGGTCGCCTACCTCGGCACAGCGAGCAAGGCGGTCTCTCCCTCTGTCGGGCTCGCGTGGGCGGTCGTGCCGCACTGGCTGCACGTGGAGATGCGGGAGCAGCGCGAGCTCTCCGGCGGGCGCCCCGCCGCGCTCCAGCAGCACGCCCTCGCCGAGTTCATCGCCGCCCATGACTACGACCACAGCGTGCGCCGGCTGCGTGCGGAGTATCGCGCGCGCCGCATCCGCCTCGAGAACCTGGTCGAAGCCCAATTGAGCGGATGCAGCATCGAGGGTCTCCTCGCGGGTTTGCAGGTCCTCGTGCGTCTGCCGGCGGGAACCGACGAGCAGGAGATCGCGGCCGTCGCGCTCGAGCGCGGCGTGCTCGTCGACGGCCTCGACTCGTATCGAGCGCCCGGCTCGCCGCCTGTGGCGCCCGGACTGGTCGTCGGCTTTGCCGCGCCCTCGCCCGCACAGTTCGATCGTGCGCTTGTGCAGCTCGCGGCCTCCGTTCGCGCCGTTCTCGATTGA
- a CDS encoding carboxymuconolactone decarboxylase family protein has product MTITDSEYVAIPVRFDFDAIVPGFSRAVTALHEAAEREADRVGIDRGLRELVRLRASQLNGCAYCVDPHSRDARRAGVAVQRIDAVAIWQDSGLFTAAERAALGLAESVTLKAQTHVPDEPVAEAQARFGDDGVAALLALITAINAWNTIGVTARPWPTAVRVAD; this is encoded by the coding sequence ATGACCATCACCGACAGCGAGTACGTCGCCATCCCTGTCCGCTTCGACTTCGACGCCATCGTCCCCGGCTTCAGCCGCGCGGTGACCGCTCTTCACGAGGCCGCGGAGCGCGAAGCCGACCGGGTCGGAATCGACCGCGGCCTGCGCGAGCTCGTCAGGCTGCGGGCTTCGCAGCTCAACGGCTGCGCCTACTGCGTCGATCCGCACAGCCGCGACGCCCGCCGCGCGGGCGTGGCCGTGCAGCGCATCGACGCCGTCGCGATCTGGCAGGATTCCGGGCTGTTCACCGCCGCGGAGCGCGCGGCGCTCGGCCTCGCCGAGTCGGTCACTCTGAAGGCGCAGACCCACGTGCCCGACGAGCCCGTGGCCGAGGCTCAGGCCCGCTTCGGTGACGACGGTGTGGCCGCGCTGCTCGCCCTCATCACGGCGATCAACGCCTGGAACACGATCGGTGTGACCGCGCGCCCGTGGCCGACCGCGGTGCGCGTCGCCGACTGA